One window of Triticum dicoccoides isolate Atlit2015 ecotype Zavitan chromosome 5A, WEW_v2.0, whole genome shotgun sequence genomic DNA carries:
- the LOC119299834 gene encoding 3beta-hydroxysteroid-dehydrogenase/decarboxylase-like, translated as VAVLDPSPCAASPNAPLAHVTVDLSDPAAALGPALAGVAAVFHVDPTSAADAAGDGSFLSLHRVAAEGTRRLLAACRASGVRRVVYTGSADAVAAAALDVVDADEDSVPYPDKFGSAVSELRAQVEMMVLSADGNDGMRTCVLRPSNLFGPGDSSLVRFVAGYARSPLSKFVIGSGGSKCDFTYVENVAHANICAEQALCSNAASVAGKPFFVTNGEPIETWEFVSCMMEAMGCQRPRVNLPAKMLLIAAQFSNMIHHRLGLQMSSTPPLYPDAVYFLSHTRTFNISKARRQLGYAPTVSLEDGIMRTAASVSELQDNLGISRKQGSCGSSKADKLLGSGVAADILLWRDEKKTFSYITLLFLLFYWFFLSDRTFVSSSAKILLVISLALYIHGVLPSKVYGFTVEKVTPDCFEVSDSTLRNPIMCMASLWNGGIHKLRVLAEGDDWGTFLKAVASLFCVKVMLHFQFRTLIGLALASLFIVFIVYEQCEEGIDALVAMASVKIKSLVDKVVRDLPAVRNVLVSSKASYILQIMLAMTL; from the exons GTCGCCGTGCTCGACCCCTCCCCGTGCGCCGCCTCGCCGAACGCGCCCCTCGCCCACGTCACCGTCGACCTCTCCGACCCCGCGGCGGCGCTCggccccgccctcgccggcgtcgcgGCCGTCTTCCACGTGGACCCCAcctccgccgccgacgccgccggcgACGGGTCCTTCCTCTCGCTCCACCGCGTCGCGGCCGAGGGCACCAGGCGCCTCCTCGCCGCCTGCCGCGCCAGCGGCGTGCGCAGGGTCGTCTACACCGGCtccgccgacgccgtcgccgccgccgcgctcgaTGTGGTTGACGCCGACGAGGACTCGGTGCCGTACCCCGACAAG TTCGGGAGCGCGGTCAGCGAGCTCAGGGCGCAGGTCGAGATGATGGTTCTGAGCGCGGATGGGAACGACGGGATGCGGACGTGCGTGCTGCGGCCCAGCAATCTGTTCGGGCCAGGCGATTCCAGTCTGGTGAGGTTCGTTGCTGGATATGCAAGGTCTCCCTTGAGCAAG TTTGTAATAGGTAGTGGAGGTAGCAAGTGTGACTTTACGTATGTGGAAAATGTGGCACATGCCAACATTTGCGCTGAACAAGCTTTATGTTCCAATGCTGCTTCTGTTGCTGGAAAG CCTTTTTTTGTTACTAATGGTGAACCTATCGAAACATGGGAGTTTGTGTCCTGCATGATGGAAGCCATGGGCTGCCAAAG GCCCAGAGTTAATCTTCCTGCCAAGATGTTATTGATTGCTGCCCAGTTCTCCAATATGATCCATCACAGATTGGGCTTGCAAATGTCATCGACTCCACCTCTCTATCCTGATGCAGTATACTTCTTGTCGCACACAAGAACCTTTAACATTTCCAAAGCTAGAAGGCAACTTGGGTATGCCCCAACTGTATCATTGGAG GATGGAATCATGAGAACTGCTGCGTCAGTTTCGGAACTACAAGATAATTTGGGTATATCTAGGAAACAAGGTTCTTGTGGATCATCGAAAGCAGATAAGCTGCTTGGGAGTGGAGTAG CTGCTGATATTCTCCTTTGGAGGGATGAAAAGAAAACCTTCTCATATATCACACTACTGTTTCTGCTGTTCTACTGGTTCTTTCTTTCAGACAGAACGTTTGTCTCCTCGTCTGCCAAAATTCTTCTAGTGATCTCCCTGGCTCTTTACATCCATGGTGTCCTACCTTCAAAAGT GTATGGTTTTACAGTAGAGAAGGTAACTCCTGATTGTTTTGAAGTATCAGACTCAACATTGAGGAATCCAATCATGTGCATGGCTTCTCTATGGAATGGAGGTATTCATAAACTGAGGGTTCTAGCAGAAGGTGATGACTGGGGTACCTTCTTAAAG GCTGTTGCTTCCTTGTTCTGTGTCAAAGTAATGTTGCACTTCCAGTTTAGAACGCTGATTGGTCTTG CGCTGGCATCCTTGTTCATTGTCTTCATTGTCTACGAACAATGTGAGGAGGGGATTGACGCTTTAGTAGCTATGGCATCTGTCAAAATCAAATCCCTAGTGGACAAAGTTGTTAGAGATTTGCCGGCGGTTCGAAATGTGCTGGTCTCTTCGAAGGCATCGTATATTTTACAGATAATGTTGGCCATGACTCTTTGA